One window of Flavobacterium dauae genomic DNA carries:
- a CDS encoding OmpA/MotB family protein, translating to MRKRILIPVILLGTISLTSCVSKKKYAQLESNYSTLQGNYNRAQVDLSACNTRVQSLEDMLSQERASNESLKKALASLQGSLDNSITQGNVNISKLVDEINASNKYIQHLVNTKNKSDSLNVVLTNNLTRSLSREELKDVDVQVLKGVVYISLADNMLYKSGSYEISDRAGETLSKVAKIINDYKDYDVLVEGNTDNVPISRENIRNNWDLSTLRASSVVQALQNQYGVNPKRLTAGGRGEYNPIADNTSETGKTKNRRTQIIITPKLDEFMELIDQAPAEK from the coding sequence ATGAGAAAAAGAATTTTAATCCCCGTAATTCTTTTAGGAACCATTAGCTTAACAAGCTGTGTTTCTAAAAAAAAGTACGCCCAGCTGGAGTCTAATTACTCAACGTTGCAAGGCAATTACAATCGTGCCCAAGTTGATTTAAGTGCTTGCAACACCCGTGTTCAAAGTTTAGAAGATATGTTATCTCAGGAACGTGCTTCTAACGAGAGTCTGAAAAAAGCTTTGGCATCGTTACAAGGATCTTTAGATAACAGCATCACTCAAGGAAATGTAAATATTTCTAAATTGGTTGATGAAATCAATGCCAGCAACAAATACATTCAGCATTTGGTAAACACCAAAAACAAAAGCGATTCTTTAAATGTGGTTTTAACCAATAATTTAACACGCTCTTTAAGTCGCGAAGAATTAAAAGATGTTGATGTACAAGTGCTAAAAGGTGTGGTTTATATTTCGTTAGCCGACAATATGCTTTACAAATCAGGTAGTTATGAAATATCAGACCGTGCCGGCGAAACATTAAGCAAAGTAGCTAAAATTATTAATGATTATAAAGATTACGACGTGTTAGTTGAGGGAAACACAGACAATGTGCCTATTTCTCGTGAAAACATTCGTAATAACTGGGATTTAAGTACTTTACGTGCTTCATCAGTTGTTCAGGCATTACAAAACCAATACGGTGTAAACCCTAAACGTTTAACAGCAGGTGGTCGTGGTGAATACAACCCTATTGCCGACAATACAAGCGAAACAGGGAAAACCAAAAACCGTAGAACACAGATTATCATCACTCCTAAATTAGACGAATTTATGGAATTGATTGATCAAGCTCCGGCGGAAAAATAA
- the cysS gene encoding cysteine--tRNA ligase encodes MKQNLKIYNSISGKKEDFTPIHTGKVGMYVCGPTVYNFVHLGNCRTFISFDLVFRYLKHLGFQVRYVRNITDVGHIVDDADAGEDKIAQKARLEQIEPMEVAQKYTVNFHQILKQFNNLEPSIEPTATGHIIEQIQVIQKIIDNGYGYEVNGSVYFDIEKFDQTYDYGVLSGRNIEDMIANTRELDGQSDKRNPLDFALWKKAEAEHIMRWPSPWGDGFPGWHLECTAMSTKYLGDHFDIHGGGMDLKFPHHECEIAQNEASCGNTPVNYWMHANMLTLNGKKMSKSTGNNILPQELFSGENTILSKAYHPAVVRFFILQAHYRSILDFSDDAIQASEKGFQRLMDAIENAANLPVSSHSNFNVQQWKQKCYDAMNDDFNSPILIAHLFDAVKAINLIQDSKESITQNDKEVLTATLNAFVFDVLGLFNEDAISGNNDKLEDVVNILINMRNEARANKNFAQSDLIRNQLAAIGIELKDGKEGTTFTL; translated from the coding sequence ATGAAACAAAATCTAAAAATTTACAATTCCATTTCTGGAAAAAAAGAAGATTTTACTCCTATTCATACCGGAAAAGTGGGTATGTACGTTTGTGGACCAACGGTTTACAACTTTGTGCATTTAGGAAATTGTAGAACATTTATTTCATTTGATTTAGTTTTTAGATACTTGAAACATTTAGGTTTTCAAGTTCGTTACGTTCGCAACATTACCGATGTGGGGCATATTGTGGACGATGCAGATGCCGGTGAAGATAAAATTGCACAAAAAGCTCGTTTAGAACAAATTGAACCTATGGAAGTTGCTCAAAAATATACCGTGAATTTCCATCAGATTTTAAAGCAATTCAACAATTTAGAACCAAGCATTGAGCCTACGGCAACAGGCCACATTATTGAACAAATTCAGGTAATTCAAAAAATTATCGATAACGGATATGGTTACGAAGTAAACGGATCGGTTTATTTTGATATTGAAAAATTTGACCAAACCTATGATTACGGCGTTTTATCTGGCAGAAACATCGAAGATATGATTGCCAATACCCGCGAATTAGACGGTCAGTCAGACAAACGAAACCCGTTAGATTTTGCACTTTGGAAAAAAGCCGAAGCAGAACATATTATGCGTTGGCCTTCACCTTGGGGCGATGGTTTCCCCGGCTGGCATTTAGAATGTACCGCAATGAGTACCAAATATTTAGGAGATCATTTTGACATACACGGAGGCGGAATGGATTTAAAATTCCCACATCACGAATGTGAAATTGCCCAAAACGAAGCCTCGTGCGGAAACACACCGGTTAATTACTGGATGCACGCCAATATGTTAACGTTAAACGGAAAAAAAATGTCTAAATCAACAGGAAACAACATTCTTCCGCAAGAATTATTTTCTGGTGAAAACACCATTTTAAGCAAAGCTTATCATCCGGCTGTGGTGCGTTTTTTTATTTTACAGGCACATTACCGCAGCATTTTAGATTTTTCTGACGACGCCATTCAGGCATCCGAAAAAGGATTTCAACGTTTAATGGATGCTATTGAAAATGCCGCAAACCTTCCTGTTTCTTCTCATTCTAATTTCAACGTTCAACAATGGAAACAGAAATGTTATGACGCAATGAACGACGATTTTAACAGTCCTATTTTAATTGCTCATTTGTTTGATGCCGTAAAAGCCATAAATTTGATACAAGACAGCAAAGAAAGTATCACTCAAAATGACAAAGAGGTATTAACAGCTACATTAAACGCCTTTGTTTTTGATGTTTTAGGATTGTTTAATGAAGATGCTATTTCAGGCAACAATGATAAATTAGAAGATGTAGTAAATATTCTAATAAATATGCGTAACGAAGCTCGTGCCAATAAAAATTTTGCCCAGTCTGATTTAATTCGAAACCAATTGGCAGCAATTGGCATTGAGTTAAAAGACGGAAAAGAAGGTACCACTTTTACTTTATAA
- the yidD gene encoding membrane protein insertion efficiency factor YidD — protein sequence MELIKKILIFPFVFLIRFYQVCISPFTPASCRFSPTCSHYTLEALKKHGLIKGSWLGIKRISKCHPWGKSGYDPVP from the coding sequence ATGGAACTCATCAAGAAAATCTTAATTTTCCCCTTTGTTTTTCTCATCCGGTTTTATCAGGTTTGTATATCGCCTTTCACTCCGGCAAGTTGTCGTTTTTCGCCAACCTGCTCGCATTATACTCTAGAAGCCTTAAAAAAACACGGATTGATCAAAGGCAGTTGGCTGGGCATTAAACGCATTTCAAAATGCCACCCCTGGGGAAAATCAGGTTACGATCCTGTTCCGTAA
- a CDS encoding acyl-CoA reductase, with amino-acid sequence MILEDKKKAFIQLGLFLGQFSAQPYQQNKTVLFNGVFFERMQSLINQLHESNSWFKRPQLEFAFKSWSNALTQDNLDKWLKFYDLSNEKLKTIGLILAGNIPMVGFHDVLSVLISGNKALIKLSSNDELLIPLILDYLVTIEPEFKNRYKITKEKLENFDAVIATGSDNTARYFDYYFGKYPNIIRKNRNSVAILNGNESKEDLFALGEDIFRYYGLGCRNVSKLFVPKGYNFDAFFESMFAFKDLINDEKYTNNYDYNKAVYLMSNFNILDNGFFTIKEDTSYASPISSVFYEYYEDLDALKSKINLDNEKIQCVVSNRLIENSVSFGSTQNPALWDYADDVDTMKFLVSL; translated from the coding sequence ATGATTTTAGAAGATAAAAAAAAGGCATTTATACAATTGGGCTTGTTTTTAGGTCAATTTTCTGCTCAACCCTACCAACAAAATAAAACGGTTTTATTTAACGGTGTTTTCTTTGAAAGAATGCAAAGTTTAATAAATCAATTGCACGAAAGCAACAGTTGGTTTAAACGCCCACAATTAGAATTTGCTTTTAAATCGTGGAGCAATGCTTTAACCCAAGACAATTTAGATAAATGGTTGAAATTTTATGATTTAAGTAACGAAAAATTAAAAACCATTGGTTTGATCTTAGCCGGAAATATCCCTATGGTTGGCTTTCACGATGTGCTTTCGGTTTTAATTTCAGGCAATAAAGCATTGATAAAATTGTCGTCAAACGATGAATTGTTGATTCCGTTAATTCTTGATTACCTTGTAACGATTGAACCTGAATTTAAAAATCGTTACAAAATCACTAAGGAAAAACTGGAAAATTTTGATGCCGTAATTGCAACAGGAAGCGATAACACCGCCCGTTATTTTGATTATTACTTTGGCAAATACCCTAACATTATCCGTAAAAACCGCAATTCTGTTGCCATTTTAAACGGTAATGAATCTAAAGAAGATCTTTTTGCTTTGGGCGAAGATATTTTTAGATATTATGGTTTGGGATGCAGAAATGTTTCTAAATTATTTGTACCGAAAGGATATAATTTTGATGCTTTTTTTGAAAGTATGTTTGCTTTTAAGGATTTGATAAATGACGAAAAATACACTAATAATTACGATTATAATAAAGCAGTGTATTTAATGAGTAATTTTAATATTTTAGACAACGGTTTTTTTACCATTAAAGAAGACACTTCCTACGCATCGCCCATTTCATCGGTTTTTTACGAATATTATGAAGATTTAGATGCGTTAAAAAGCAAAATCAATTTAGATAATGAAAAAATCCAATGTGTTGTTTCTAATCGGTTAATTGAAAATAGTGTTTCATTTGGTTCTACTCAAAATCCTGCATTATGGGATTATGCCGATGATGTGGATACAATGAAATTTTTAGTATCTTTATAA
- a CDS encoding META domain-containing protein — MKKIILCCLTGILLTACATKKDIKEDQTLLNGTWELATASFSKDLSKDFKEGLPTLTFDSSENLSVYGYDGCNRINGRAALSKNNGISFPQEFISTMMACNKVKDSDYKQALLASTNYELKNNVLILKSENDSLKFHKVSLNGNWYLDKIYVGKIKAADLYPYKKPFIKIDINKPTFTGNTACNALNGQLLMFQNTMKFNHILTTEMFCKDVNEKVFINALEKVTHYKLEGTRLILLEKDKKIMEMVQQYE, encoded by the coding sequence ATGAAAAAAATCATTTTATGTTGTTTAACAGGTATTTTACTGACCGCTTGTGCAACAAAAAAAGACATTAAAGAAGATCAAACACTATTAAATGGAACCTGGGAATTAGCTACGGCAAGTTTTAGTAAAGATTTATCGAAAGATTTTAAAGAAGGATTACCCACATTAACCTTTGATAGTTCTGAAAATTTATCGGTTTACGGATACGACGGCTGCAATAGAATTAATGGAAGAGCAGCTTTAAGTAAAAATAACGGCATTAGCTTTCCACAAGAATTTATTTCTACAATGATGGCGTGTAACAAAGTAAAAGACAGCGATTACAAACAAGCTTTATTGGCATCGACAAATTATGAATTAAAGAACAATGTTTTAATATTAAAATCAGAAAACGATTCACTGAAATTTCATAAAGTGTCTTTAAACGGAAACTGGTATCTGGATAAAATTTATGTCGGAAAAATTAAAGCAGCAGATTTGTATCCTTATAAAAAACCGTTTATTAAAATAGATATTAATAAGCCTACTTTTACTGGTAATACGGCTTGTAATGCTTTAAATGGTCAATTGTTAATGTTTCAAAACACCATGAAATTTAATCATATTTTAACAACTGAGATGTTTTGTAAAGATGTAAATGAAAAAGTTTTTATTAATGCTTTAGAAAAAGTTACGCATTATAAATTAGAAGGTACCCGGTTGATTTTGTTAGAAAAAGACAAAAAAATAATGGAAATGGTGCAACAGTATGAATAA
- the lgt gene encoding prolipoprotein diacylglyceryl transferase yields the protein MIWNPSEGITIAGFTLHFYSLMFVVAFSLGYFIMKKIYERENRSQDELDKLFFYTFIATLLGARLGDVFFYSWDYYQHHLKEILLPFKFEPEFEFTGFRGLASHGAAIAIILAMIVYSRIIKKPLLWILDRVVLSITIGGVFVRFGNFFNSEIYGHIVDKSFPFGIKFIREDEFWKGKNIFNITQTNDLNQAYKLIETDPRFSSVLEAIPFRHPTQLYEAFGYAILFIILFFMYWKTDARNYLGKIFGVFLVFLWTIRFIVEYVKESQGGFESSLGLLSTGQWLSIPFIIVGIYIWATAKKRLYQTA from the coding sequence ATGATCTGGAATCCATCAGAAGGAATCACAATTGCAGGTTTTACCCTTCATTTTTACAGCTTAATGTTTGTTGTAGCTTTTTCGTTAGGCTACTTCATCATGAAAAAAATTTATGAACGCGAAAACCGTTCGCAAGACGAATTAGACAAACTTTTTTTCTACACGTTTATTGCTACATTATTAGGTGCACGTTTAGGCGATGTTTTCTTTTATAGTTGGGATTATTACCAACACCATTTAAAAGAAATATTATTACCTTTTAAGTTTGAACCCGAATTTGAATTCACTGGTTTTAGAGGATTAGCAAGCCACGGTGCTGCAATCGCTATTATTTTGGCAATGATTGTTTATAGCCGAATTATTAAAAAACCATTGTTATGGATTTTAGACCGCGTGGTTTTATCAATAACAATTGGCGGTGTTTTTGTACGGTTTGGCAACTTTTTTAATTCGGAAATTTACGGACACATTGTTGATAAATCATTCCCTTTTGGTATTAAATTTATTCGTGAAGATGAATTTTGGAAAGGAAAAAACATTTTTAACATCACCCAAACAAATGATTTAAACCAAGCTTATAAATTGATTGAAACCGACCCAAGATTTTCATCTGTTTTAGAAGCCATTCCGTTTCGTCATCCTACGCAATTATATGAAGCATTTGGGTACGCAATTCTTTTCATCATCTTATTTTTTATGTACTGGAAAACCGATGCACGAAATTATTTAGGAAAGATATTTGGCGTTTTCCTTGTTTTCTTATGGACGATTCGATTCATAGTAGAATACGTAAAAGAAAGTCAGGGTGGTTTTGAATCATCTTTAGGTTTATTATCAACCGGTCAATGGTTAAGTATTCCGTTTATCATCGTAGGAATTTACATTTGGGCAACCGCAAAAAAACGCCTTTACCAAACAGCTTAA
- a CDS encoding four helix bundle protein, with translation MGYVFSFEKLEVWKNAKNFILDIYELVKKYPKEEIYGLSSQIKRSSSSIATNIAEGTSRNTKKDKAHFLTIAYSSAMEIINHLIISRELNYISEIEYCILREQIEKICNQINSLRKYVLSQND, from the coding sequence ATGGGATATGTTTTTTCATTTGAAAAATTAGAAGTTTGGAAAAACGCTAAAAATTTCATTTTGGATATTTATGAATTAGTAAAGAAATACCCTAAAGAAGAAATATACGGATTGAGTTCTCAAATAAAAAGAAGTTCGTCTTCTATTGCAACAAATATTGCTGAAGGTACTTCGAGAAATACTAAAAAAGACAAAGCTCATTTTTTAACGATCGCTTATTCTTCTGCAATGGAGATAATAAATCACTTAATAATTAGCAGAGAATTAAACTATATTTCAGAAATAGAATATTGTATTTTGAGGGAACAAATAGAGAAAATTTGTAATCAAATCAACAGCCTAAGAAAATACGTATTATCACAAAACGACTAA
- a CDS encoding MBL fold metallo-hydrolase, with product MKIKRKKAMFFILIIIGILIVGTALFLQHPLFGKQPSGERLQRIQQSKNYKNGQFHNLSPTPALAEGVSYFSAIKEMLFPKTQHTKPTDSIPYVKTSLLNLKIEDDFLIWFGHSSYYMKIDGTSFLIDPVLTKNASPLYGTNNSFKGADIYTYDSIPKVDVLILTHDHYDHLDYTTFKKIKDKVTKIICPLGVGAHLEYWGFPKENITELDWHENFSLVDSIKITATPARHFSGRSFKRNTTLWASYVLQTKNLKLYLGGDSGYDTHFKEIGEKFGPFDLAVLENGQYDHKWKYIHMLPDEVIKASLDLNAKRFFPVHSSKFKLANHPWKEPLEKVSKFSKEQNIQMISPKIGEIVYLNQPNQSFEKWWENVN from the coding sequence ATGAAAATTAAACGAAAAAAAGCAATGTTTTTTATTCTTATCATCATTGGCATTTTAATCGTAGGAACAGCCTTGTTCTTACAACACCCGTTATTTGGCAAACAACCATCTGGTGAACGATTACAGCGTATCCAACAATCAAAAAATTATAAAAACGGACAATTTCACAACCTCTCTCCCACTCCCGCATTGGCAGAAGGTGTATCCTATTTTTCGGCAATAAAAGAAATGCTGTTTCCCAAAACACAGCACACAAAACCTACCGACAGCATTCCGTACGTTAAAACAAGTTTGCTCAATTTAAAAATAGAAGACGATTTCTTGATATGGTTTGGACATTCGTCTTATTATATGAAAATTGACGGAACTTCTTTTTTAATTGATCCAGTTTTAACCAAAAATGCGTCACCTTTATATGGTACAAACAATTCGTTTAAAGGTGCCGATATTTACACGTACGATTCCATTCCTAAAGTTGACGTTTTGATTTTAACCCACGATCATTACGATCATTTAGATTATACTACTTTTAAGAAGATTAAAGACAAAGTAACAAAAATCATTTGTCCGTTAGGCGTTGGTGCACATTTAGAATATTGGGGATTTCCAAAAGAAAACATTACCGAATTAGATTGGCACGAAAACTTTTCATTAGTTGATTCTATAAAGATAACCGCAACCCCTGCCCGACATTTCTCAGGGCGAAGTTTTAAACGCAACACTACTTTATGGGCATCGTACGTTTTACAAACCAAAAATCTAAAATTATATTTGGGCGGCGATAGCGGTTACGATACACATTTTAAAGAAATTGGAGAAAAATTTGGTCCGTTTGATTTAGCTGTTTTAGAAAACGGACAATACGACCACAAATGGAAATACATTCATATGTTGCCAGATGAAGTAATTAAAGCAAGTTTAGATTTAAACGCAAAAAGATTTTTTCCTGTACACAGTTCAAAATTCAAATTGGCAAATCATCCGTGGAAAGAACCGTTAGAAAAAGTCAGCAAATTTAGTAAAGAACAAAACATTCAAATGATTTCTCCAAAAATTGGCGAGATTGTTTATTTAAATCAGCCCAATCAAAGTTTTGAAAAATGGTGGGAAAATGTGAATTAA
- a CDS encoding superoxide dismutase → MAFELPKLPYAYDALEPHIDARTMEIHHSKHHQAYTTNLNAAIEGTDLAGKSIEDILTSLDLNNKAVRNNGGGFYNHNLFWEVMAPNAGGEPTGDLAAAINDAFGSFDAFKDAFAKAGATQFGSGWAWLCVKNGKLEVCATANQDNPLMKGIGCEGTPILGLDVWEHAYYLNYQNRRPDYINAFFNVVNWDAVAKKYADAK, encoded by the coding sequence ATGGCTTTCGAATTACCGAAATTACCCTATGCTTATGATGCTTTAGAGCCTCATATTGACGCAAGAACAATGGAAATCCACCATTCTAAACACCACCAGGCATATACTACAAATTTAAATGCTGCAATTGAAGGGACTGATTTGGCAGGAAAATCAATCGAAGATATTTTAACTTCTTTAGACTTAAACAACAAAGCTGTTCGCAACAATGGAGGAGGTTTTTATAACCACAATTTATTTTGGGAAGTTATGGCACCAAACGCAGGTGGCGAGCCAACTGGTGATTTAGCAGCTGCAATTAACGATGCTTTTGGAAGTTTTGATGCTTTTAAAGATGCTTTTGCTAAAGCAGGTGCTACACAATTTGGATCGGGCTGGGCTTGGTTATGTGTTAAAAACGGTAAGTTAGAAGTTTGTGCTACTGCAAACCAAGATAACCCTTTAATGAAAGGAATTGGTTGCGAAGGAACGCCAATTTTAGGCTTAGATGTCTGGGAACACGCTTATTACTTAAACTACCAAAACCGCAGACCTGATTATATTAACGCATTTTTTAATGTGGTTAACTGGGATGCTGTTGCTAAAAAATATGCAGACGCTAAATAG
- a CDS encoding 4Fe-4S dicluster domain-containing protein, producing the protein MAIIITDDCINCGACEPECPNTAIYEGADDWRWKDGTKLSGKVILPDGTEVDAEDAQTPISDDIYYIVPGKCTECKGFHEEPQCAAVCPVDCCVPDDDRVESEELLLERQAFLHNE; encoded by the coding sequence ATGGCAATTATAATAACCGATGATTGTATTAACTGTGGTGCGTGCGAGCCCGAATGTCCAAACACTGCTATATACGAAGGAGCCGACGATTGGCGCTGGAAAGACGGTACCAAATTAAGCGGAAAAGTAATTTTACCCGATGGAACGGAAGTTGATGCCGAAGATGCGCAAACGCCTATTTCAGACGATATTTATTACATTGTTCCGGGAAAATGTACCGAATGTAAAGGGTTTCACGAAGAACCGCAATGTGCCGCTGTTTGTCCGGTTGATTGTTGCGTACCCGATGACGATCGGGTAGAAAGTGAAGAACTTTTATTAGAAAGACAGGCGTTTTTACATAACGAATAG